The following are encoded together in the Oncorhynchus kisutch isolate 150728-3 linkage group LG8, Okis_V2, whole genome shotgun sequence genome:
- the LOC109895405 gene encoding beta,beta-carotene 15,15'-dioxygenase, with protein MFQSIIGKNGTESPEPVKAEVTGCVPEWLQGTLLRNGPGLFKVGDTEYNHWFDGMALIHSFTFKDGDVYYRSKFLRSDTFKKNTQANKIVVSEFGTMIYPDPCKNIFSKAFSYLLAAIPDFTDNNLINIIRYGEDYYASSEVNYINQIDPMTLDVIGKMNYRNHIALNMATSHPHYDDEGNTYNMGTALMRFGMPNYVIFKVPVNASDKEHKKPALRKVKQVCNIPFRSTLFPSYFHSFGMTENYIIFVEQPLKLDIVRLATAIFRSVNWASCLRYDKEDITLIHLVDKTTGKAVSTKFYTDALVVFHHINAFEDDGHVVFDMVTYKDSNLYEMFYLANLRKETHEFIESNNVNFSPPVCQRFVLPLTVDKDTPKGTNLVRLKDTTAKTVMQGDGSLYCLPETIFEGLELPGINYKFNGKKYRYFYGSRVEWTPHPNKIGKGDIVTRKYIEWTEEDCYPSEPVFVATPGAVEEDDGVILSSVVSLNPKKSPFMLVLNAKTFEEIARASIDASIHMDLHGHFIPTQEHQLT; from the exons ATGTTTCAATCCATCATCGGCAAGAACGGGACTGAATCACCCGAACCTGTCAAAGCAGAAGTAACAG GATGTGTCCCTGAGTGGCTACAAGGGACATTGCTGCGCAATGGGCCTGGTCTCTTTAAAGTGGGAGACACTGAATACAACCACTGGTTTGATGGCATGGCCTTAATTCATAGTTTCACCTTCAAAGATG GTGATGTGTACTACAGGAGTAAATTCCTGAGGAGTGACACCTTCAAGAAAAACACTCAGGCAAACAAGATTGTTGTGTCAGAATTTGGGACCATGATCTATCCCGATCCCtgcaaaaacatattttcaaa AGCCTTCTCCTACCTTCTCGCTGCCATCCCAGACTTCACAGATAACAACCTGATAAACATCATTAGATATGGTGAGGACTACTATGCCTCATCAGAAGTCAACTACATTAATCAAATTGACCCAATGACCCTGGACGTAATTGGAAAG ATGAACTACAGGAATCACATTGCTCTGAACATGGCGACTTCACACCCTCACTACGATGATGAGGGAAACACCTATAACATGGGAACTGCCCTCATGAGGTTTGGCATGCCCAACTATGTCATCTTCAAGGTTCCAGTAAATGCATCAG ATAAGGAGCATAAGAAGCCTGCCCTGCGGAAGGTGAAGCAGGTCTGCAATATACCGTTTCGCTCTACCCTCTTCCCCAGCTACTTCCACAGCTTCGGCATGACAGAGAATTACATCATCTTTGTCGAGCAACCACTCAAACTGGACATCGTCAGACTGGCCACAGCTATATTTAGAAGCGTCAACTGGGCCAGCTGCCTCAGATACGACAAAGAGGACATT ACGCTGATTCACCTGGTCGACAAGACGACTGGGAAGGCTGTGTCCACCAAGTTCTACACAGATGCCCTGGTGGTTTTCCACCATATCAACGCCTTCGAGGACGACGGCCATGTAGTATTTGACATGGTCACCTACAAAGACAGCAATCTGTATGAAATGTTCTACTTAGCGAACCTGAGAAAGGAAACCCATGAATTCATTGAGAGCAACAACGTCAACTTCTCCCCACCAGTCTGCCAGAGATTCGTCTTGCCTCTCACTGTTGACAAG GATACTCCAAAAGGAACAAATCTTGTGAGGCTCAAAGACACAACAGCCAAAACAGTGATGCAGGGAGATGGCTCGCTGTATTGCCTGCCGGAGACAATATTTGAAG GGTTGGAGTTGCCAGGGATTAACTACAAATTCAATGGCAAGAAGTACCGTTATTTCTATGGCTCAAGAGTGGAGTGGACTCCACACCCAAATAAG ATTGGGAAGGGGGACATTGTGACCAGAAAGTACATTGAGTGGACAGAAGAGGACTGCTACCCCTCTGAGcctgtgtttgttgccacaccaGGAGCTGTGGAGGAGGATGATG GAGTCATTTTGTCCTCAGTCGTCTCACTCAATCCAAAGAAATCCCCCTTCATGCTTGTCCTTAATGCCAAAACCTTTGAGGAAATTGCTCGTGCCTCAATCGACGCCAGCATTCACATGGATCTGCATGGACACTTCATTCCCACACAGGAGCACCAACTGACATAG